Proteins from one Porites lutea chromosome 3, jaPorLute2.1, whole genome shotgun sequence genomic window:
- the LOC140930537 gene encoding sorcin-like isoform X2, producing MAYPGYGAPPPGGYGGGYPGFPGGYPGAMQQDPLYGYFAAVAGADQQIDAKELQGCLTSSGISGSYHPFSLETCRLMITMLDRDFSGKMGFSEFKELWAALNQWKTTFMQYDRDRSGTVEPHELHAALSAFGYRLSPNALNIIVKRYSTDNRITFDDFVACCVRLKSLTDQFRRRDTAQNGMATFQYDDFIQVSMYC from the exons GGCTATCCAGGATTCCCAGGTGGCTACCCAGGTGCAATGCAGCAAGATCCTCTTTATGGCTACTTTGCTGCTGTTGCAGGAGCG GATCAGCAAATTGATGCCAAAGAACTGCAGGGCTGTTTAACAAGCTCAGGAATTTCCGGAAGTTACCATC CATTCAGCTTGGAGACTTGCAG GTTAATGATCACCATGTTAGAT CGAGACTTCAGCGGCAAAATGGGTTTCAGTGAATTCAAGGAATTGTGGGCAGCACTGAATCAGTGGAAG ACTACATTTATGCAGTATGACCGTGACAGATCAGGAACTGTAGAACCACATGAACTTCATGCTGCTCTGTCTGCCTTTG GTTATCGTTTGAGCCCTAACGCCTTGAACATCATTGTCAAGCGATATTCTACCGATAACCGAATCACCTTTGACGATTTCGTAGCCTGCTGTGTGCGTCTAAAGTCCTTAACAG ATCAATTTAGAAGACGCGACACTGCTCAGAACGGAATGGCGACTTTTCAGTACGATGAT ttcaTCCAGGTGTCTATGTACTGTTAG